The following are encoded together in the Candidatus Methanoperedens sp. genome:
- a CDS encoding citrate (Si)-synthase — protein sequence METKDTGLRGVPVADTRISAVDGENGRLIYRGYDIEVLAENSTYEETAYLMLYENLPNRKELEIFTEMLASERNLPAGIVRHMKKRKKTAHPMDVLQSVIPMLADFDDAARLNTKGSQVKTSLKLIAKMPTIVAYWDRIRKNLEIRKPDEKLGSAANFLYMLNGEIPDMQTAKDFDICLVLHAEHSFNASTFAARVVASTRAHMYACTGAALAALSGELHGGANAQVMKMLFDIDKTERVERWINSKLDAGEKIMGMGHAVYKTWDPRAKILSDISEKLAQRTGNTKWFELSRKIENVVRTEFKNRKGKEIYPNVDFYSPSIYCVMGIDPDLFTPVFAFSRISGWCAHIIEEIFAEAQPKAVIYRPEADYVGRYCGLEGCKYAPAGERE from the coding sequence CTGGAAACCAAGGATACCGGACTAAGAGGCGTTCCGGTCGCTGATACAAGAATAAGCGCGGTAGATGGGGAAAATGGCAGATTGATCTATCGTGGATATGATATAGAAGTACTTGCTGAGAACTCAACTTATGAGGAAACGGCCTATTTAATGCTTTATGAGAACCTTCCTAACAGGAAAGAATTAGAAATATTTACAGAAATGCTCGCTTCTGAAAGGAACCTTCCTGCAGGGATTGTCAGGCACATGAAAAAGAGGAAAAAGACTGCCCATCCCATGGATGTTCTCCAATCAGTGATACCGATGCTTGCAGATTTCGATGATGCGGCAAGACTGAATACAAAAGGATCACAGGTAAAAACCTCCTTAAAGCTAATCGCCAAAATGCCAACCATTGTTGCATACTGGGACAGGATAAGGAAAAATCTTGAAATCAGAAAACCGGATGAAAAACTGGGATCTGCTGCAAACTTCCTGTATATGCTTAATGGGGAAATACCTGATATGCAGACTGCAAAGGATTTTGATATATGTCTTGTGCTTCATGCGGAACACTCTTTTAATGCCTCTACTTTCGCTGCCAGGGTTGTGGCTTCGACACGGGCGCATATGTACGCATGTACTGGCGCGGCGCTGGCTGCGCTTTCAGGAGAACTTCACGGCGGCGCCAATGCCCAGGTAATGAAAATGCTTTTTGATATTGATAAAACCGAAAGAGTAGAGAGGTGGATAAATTCAAAACTGGATGCGGGAGAAAAGATCATGGGTATGGGGCATGCGGTTTATAAGACATGGGACCCCCGTGCAAAGATACTTTCCGATATTTCGGAAAAACTCGCGCAAAGGACAGGAAATACAAAATGGTTTGAATTATCCAGGAAAATTGAAAATGTAGTCCGGACGGAATTTAAGAATCGCAAAGGAAAGGAAATATATCCGAATGTGGATTTTTATAGTCCTTCCATTTACTGCGTTATGGGAATTGATCCGGACCTCTTTACCCCGGTTTTTGCATTTTCAAGAATCTCCGGATGGTGCGCGCACATTATCGAAGAGATATTTGCCGAGGCGCAGCCAAAAGCTGTCATTTACAGGCCTGAAGCTGATTATGTCGGGAGATACTGCGGACTTGAAGGATGTAAATACGCGCCTGCAGGAGAACGTGAGTAG
- a CDS encoding 3-isopropylmalate dehydratase large subunit, with protein sequence MAGKTLSEKIIGNHCGKAVNAGETVIVNVDLSYVQDGTGPLTIRRMKEMGIEVAYNPKKTIFFLDHASPSPRMELSNDHEFMRDFARKSGIILSNVGNGISHHNSLEKYACPGDVIVGADSHTCTNGALGAFGTGMGSTDVAAAIALGKTWMRVPETYLVEVNGRLQKGVYSKDIILYLIGTIGSNGATYKALEFTGDTINDMSTAGRSTMANMSVEAGAKAGIFPPDEETRNFLKAMGREEAFRELKSDEDAVFEKKIQIKADELEPLIAVPHLVDNVKKISEIGKVKVHEVFIGTSCNGRLEDLHIAASILKGHTINPDTRAIVTPASRRVYIEALKDGTIETFMEAGALVTGAGCGACDGVHMGILGDGEVCLATQPRNFKGRMGDPDSFIYLGNPAVAAATALAGEISDPREVM encoded by the coding sequence ATGGCAGGTAAAACCCTTTCAGAGAAGATAATTGGGAATCATTGCGGTAAAGCTGTAAATGCAGGGGAAACCGTTATCGTTAATGTTGATCTGAGCTACGTGCAGGATGGCACAGGCCCTCTTACTATACGAAGAATGAAAGAGATGGGGATAGAAGTGGCGTATAACCCGAAAAAGACCATATTTTTCCTTGACCATGCTTCTCCAAGCCCAAGGATGGAGTTGAGCAACGATCATGAATTCATGAGGGATTTTGCAAGGAAGTCAGGCATAATATTATCCAATGTAGGAAATGGCATATCACATCATAATTCCCTGGAAAAATATGCCTGCCCGGGTGATGTAATTGTCGGGGCTGATTCCCATACATGCACGAACGGGGCCCTGGGCGCATTCGGGACAGGAATGGGAAGTACTGATGTGGCAGCAGCAATAGCCCTCGGAAAGACCTGGATGAGGGTACCTGAAACGTATCTCGTTGAAGTGAACGGGAGACTGCAAAAAGGAGTATATTCCAAAGATATAATTCTCTATCTCATAGGCACTATCGGCAGCAACGGGGCTACTTATAAAGCGCTGGAGTTTACGGGTGATACGATTAATGATATGAGTACTGCAGGCCGGAGCACAATGGCAAATATGTCAGTCGAAGCCGGAGCTAAAGCCGGTATTTTTCCACCTGATGAGGAGACCCGGAATTTCCTGAAAGCCATGGGCAGGGAAGAGGCATTCAGGGAATTGAAGTCTGATGAGGATGCTGTTTTTGAAAAGAAAATACAGATTAAAGCAGATGAGCTTGAACCTTTAATCGCAGTTCCGCATCTTGTTGATAATGTCAAAAAAATCAGCGAGATCGGAAAAGTCAAAGTCCATGAGGTTTTTATAGGTACTTCATGTAACGGTCGCCTTGAAGACCTCCATATTGCCGCATCGATACTGAAAGGCCATACGATCAATCCCGATACGAGGGCCATTGTGACTCCGGCTTCAAGGAGGGTTTATATTGAAGCATTAAAAGATGGGACAATTGAAACATTTATGGAAGCAGGCGCACTGGTTACAGGTGCGGGATGCGGGGCATGCGATGGCGTACATATGGGTATCCTGGGAGATGGAGAGGTTTGCCTGGCCACGCAGCCCCGGAATTTTAAGGGAAGGATGGGAGATCCGGACTCTTTTATTTATCTTGGTAATCCGGCTGTTGCCGCAGCTACAGCCCTGGCAGGAGAAATATCCGACCCCAGAGAGGTGATGTAA
- a CDS encoding B12-binding domain-containing radical SAM protein, producing the protein MTCVLLIYPYFNQPHKRTSFRFPPLGLGYVAASLRNAGYHVDFLDCTFMKRDDALKKAMSIKADVVGIYSMVTMRNDSIWFARHLRDSCDLLIAGGPLPSCDPGSFVKDFDVVVKGEGEYAMLELLRVYENGCDPESIQGIVYRRGNNGWSGGTQGEIVFTAPRKLEPDLDRIAFPARDLFPNDRYIDYWKKRFGHATTTVFTTRGCPFSCEFCSNAVFGISYRERSPANVVDEVEQALSFGYDRIHFADDVFTLNRERVLKICDEIRKRGIRFKWECLGRVDSIDKELSNAMKDAGCDKIYFGIESGNDSVLKLMNKKITLEKARRAVYAAHEAGLRTGAFFILCYPGEDDDTVLDTLRFAVSLPLDYLSFTMPYPLPGTALYERVKSRIKKEWEAPDSLISDHVLTFDTDFSETKMKFAILKGEMQFEMAKRSGKYSFLVTKPFEILTNIIFRLMD; encoded by the coding sequence ATGACCTGCGTTCTCCTCATATACCCTTATTTCAATCAGCCGCACAAAAGGACGAGTTTTCGCTTTCCTCCACTTGGGTTAGGATATGTGGCAGCATCCCTCAGGAACGCAGGGTACCATGTAGATTTCCTTGATTGTACCTTTATGAAAAGGGACGATGCCCTAAAGAAAGCCATGAGTATTAAAGCGGATGTTGTAGGGATATACAGCATGGTGACCATGCGCAATGATAGCATCTGGTTCGCAAGACACTTACGGGATAGCTGTGATCTTCTTATTGCCGGAGGTCCGCTTCCTTCCTGTGATCCTGGCTCATTCGTGAAAGACTTTGATGTTGTTGTGAAGGGAGAAGGGGAATATGCTATGTTAGAACTGCTCAGGGTATATGAGAACGGTTGTGATCCTGAGTCCATACAGGGAATCGTATACCGCAGAGGGAATAATGGCTGGTCGGGAGGGACGCAAGGTGAAATAGTTTTCACAGCACCGCGCAAATTAGAACCTGACCTGGATAGAATTGCTTTTCCAGCAAGGGATTTGTTTCCAAATGACAGATACATTGACTACTGGAAGAAAAGGTTCGGGCATGCTACGACCACCGTATTCACAACCAGGGGCTGTCCCTTTAGTTGCGAGTTCTGCAGTAATGCTGTCTTTGGGATTTCTTATCGAGAAAGATCCCCTGCAAATGTAGTGGATGAGGTCGAACAGGCTCTTTCCTTCGGATACGATCGCATTCACTTCGCTGATGACGTATTCACGCTCAACAGGGAACGTGTGCTCAAGATATGTGACGAGATCAGGAAAAGGGGTATTCGATTCAAATGGGAATGCCTGGGAAGAGTCGATTCGATCGATAAAGAACTCTCTAATGCTATGAAGGACGCAGGATGTGATAAGATATACTTCGGTATAGAGTCTGGCAACGATTCGGTGTTAAAACTTATGAACAAGAAGATCACGCTGGAAAAAGCACGCAGGGCAGTTTATGCAGCCCATGAAGCCGGTCTTCGGACCGGGGCTTTTTTCATTCTCTGCTATCCAGGAGAAGACGATGATACTGTGCTTGATACACTTCGTTTTGCTGTCTCTCTTCCTCTTGATTACCTCTCTTTCACCATGCCTTATCCTCTGCCTGGAACTGCCCTTTATGAGAGGGTAAAAAGCAGGATAAAAAAGGAATGGGAAGCCCCGGACAGCCTGATCTCGGATCATGTCCTTACCTTCGATACAGACTTCTCCGAGACAAAAATGAAGTTCGCGATATTAAAGGGAGAAATGCAGTTCGAGATGGCGAAGAGATCGGGGAAGTATTCATTCCTAGTTACTAAACCCTTCGAGATATTGACCAACATTATATTCAGACTAATGGATTAG
- a CDS encoding stage II sporulation protein E (SpoIIE) encodes MPGEVTDPLGLIEWGSSMMPFPGQNVSGDSLLIKSFKSGILIAVVDGLGHGYEAAAASRIAIETLDTNTNTNTGANEQITAMVRRCHEALKGTRGVVMSIAFLDLPDKKITWLGVGNIEGMLLRQDTNSVITHERLLLRGGALGYQLPPLKEAVIPFIPDDTLIFVTDGIKSSFETDINLSEKPQQIADNIMARFARGTDDALVLVVRYADKK; translated from the coding sequence ATGCCCGGTGAAGTGACCGATCCACTCGGGTTGATTGAATGGGGTTCTTCCATGATGCCATTTCCAGGACAGAATGTCTCAGGCGATAGTTTATTGATCAAATCGTTTAAAAGCGGCATCCTCATAGCTGTCGTGGACGGGTTAGGACATGGCTATGAAGCTGCTGCAGCTTCCAGGATTGCAATTGAAACGCTTGATACCAATACTAATACCAATACCGGTGCTAATGAACAAATTACCGCGATGGTCAGGCGCTGCCATGAGGCTTTGAAGGGAACACGCGGAGTGGTGATGAGCATTGCATTCCTGGATTTACCTGATAAGAAGATTACATGGCTTGGTGTTGGTAATATCGAGGGTATGCTGCTGCGGCAGGATACAAATTCAGTTATCACGCACGAGAGATTGCTGTTACGCGGCGGAGCATTAGGTTATCAACTCCCGCCACTAAAGGAAGCCGTTATCCCGTTTATACCGGATGATACGTTGATTTTTGTTACAGATGGTATTAAAAGCAGTTTTGAAACCGATATAAACTTGAGTGAAAAGCCGCAACAAATTGCTGATAATATCATGGCACGGTTTGCCAGAGGTACAGATGATGCACTGGTTCTTGTTGTGCGGTATGCAGATAAGAAATAA
- a CDS encoding 3-isopropylmalate dehydratase small subunit codes for MGKAWKFGDSISTDVIAPGRYFHLRSNLPELSKHVLEPARPEFALEVKKGDFVVAGENFGLGSSREHAPMIIKIAGVKAVLAKSFARIFYRNCINIGLPAITCNTDEIGEGDELELDMEKGLLRNKTKGIELEFPQLPPVMNRILREGGLVAYIKAHKSLEI; via the coding sequence ATGGGAAAAGCATGGAAATTCGGAGACAGCATCAGCACGGATGTAATTGCTCCCGGCAGGTATTTCCATCTGCGCTCTAATCTTCCTGAACTTTCAAAGCATGTGCTGGAACCGGCACGACCTGAGTTCGCCCTGGAGGTGAAGAAAGGAGATTTCGTTGTCGCAGGGGAAAATTTCGGCCTGGGTTCAAGCAGGGAACATGCCCCTATGATAATAAAAATTGCGGGCGTAAAAGCAGTTCTGGCAAAGAGTTTTGCAAGGATATTTTACAGGAACTGCATAAATATAGGACTTCCAGCCATAACCTGCAATACGGATGAAATAGGGGAGGGGGATGAGCTTGAGCTGGATATGGAAAAGGGTTTGTTAAGGAATAAAACAAAAGGGATCGAATTGGAATTTCCACAGCTCCCTCCTGTCATGAACAGGATATTGCGGGAAGGCGGCCTTGTTGCTTATATAAAAGCGCATAAAAGCCTGGAAATTTGA
- a CDS encoding anti-sigma regulatory factor: MADENCIPINSEIDIVTARKKGREMASQLGFSSTELTLIATAISEIARNIVEYARKGKISLSIGKQGDKRGIIVIGCDEGPGIPNIKLAMQDGYSTGKSLGLGLPGAKRLMDEFEIVSEVGKGTKVTMKKWVQSHAR; encoded by the coding sequence GTGGCTGATGAAAATTGCATACCTATCAATTCCGAGATAGATATAGTGACAGCTCGCAAGAAGGGGCGGGAAATGGCCTCACAGTTAGGCTTCTCATCAACAGAATTGACCCTTATCGCCACTGCCATATCCGAGATAGCGCGTAACATCGTGGAATATGCCAGGAAGGGTAAAATCTCCCTGAGCATCGGCAAGCAGGGTGATAAACGAGGTATCATTGTAATCGGCTGCGATGAAGGACCAGGCATTCCCAATATTAAGCTGGCTATGCAGGATGGCTATTCGACAGGGAAAAGTCTGGGGCTGGGCCTTCCCGGAGCGAAGCGGTTGATGGATGAGTTTGAAATCGTTTCTGAAGTCGGGAAGGGAACAAAAGTAACTATGAAGAAATGGGTGCAAAGCCATGCCCGGTGA
- a CDS encoding flavodoxin — MKRISLQKSKTWKCSVCGYIHTGNEPPDECPQCSSSFKEYSELKDKQKLKYDGEKFEVLLINGSSHRGHNTGLLVDLAEKALKRKEVNYRRLNLNELDIQHCWCCYSMRDSACTYPCRNQLDDAPALHEMIVDSRAVIIGSPINWNNMSARLKDFLDRLTCLQNLYLLKKEGLTTGKVVGILVNGHEDGGVKTAMDIFLYFQQMGYILAPFGFIYATHGAQYNSKTDNDFFKNDKRLKKDVEGIISNVIETMNQDLETKLKDRIIPVCE, encoded by the coding sequence ATGAAGAGGATCAGCTTGCAAAAAAGTAAAACCTGGAAATGCAGCGTATGCGGTTATATTCATACGGGAAACGAACCTCCTGACGAATGTCCCCAGTGCAGCAGTTCTTTTAAAGAATATTCGGAACTAAAGGATAAACAAAAACTCAAATATGATGGAGAAAAGTTTGAAGTATTATTGATAAACGGAAGTTCTCACAGGGGTCACAATACTGGCCTTTTAGTGGATCTGGCGGAAAAAGCCCTTAAAAGAAAAGAAGTGAATTACAGGCGGTTGAATTTGAACGAATTGGATATCCAGCACTGCTGGTGCTGCTACAGTATGAGGGATTCAGCATGCACATACCCGTGCAGGAACCAGCTTGATGATGCGCCTGCACTCCATGAGATGATTGTTGATTCCAGGGCAGTGATTATCGGTTCTCCCATTAACTGGAATAATATGTCTGCGCGATTAAAGGATTTCCTGGACAGGCTGACATGCCTTCAAAACCTTTATTTGCTGAAAAAAGAAGGCTTAACTACAGGGAAAGTTGTCGGGATCTTAGTCAATGGCCATGAGGATGGAGGAGTGAAAACAGCAATGGACATTTTTCTTTACTTTCAACAAATGGGTTATATCCTTGCTCCGTTCGGATTCATATATGCAACGCATGGTGCACAATATAATTCAAAGACAGACAATGATTTTTTTAAAAATGACAAAAGATTAAAAAAAGATGTCGAGGGTATTATCAGCAATGTTATTGAAACAATGAACCAGGATCTTGAAACAAAACTGAAAGACAGGATAATTCCTGTCTGTGAATGA
- a CDS encoding STAS domain-containing protein produces the protein MKKKKTNGQANKPNDKLRQELVDHFREKRELLRQQWVEQMITKGLLAGLNQEEIETESITIYDTCIVCLETGEYDGAQTYAIRMAERGVLRGMTSEQIIGGLLTLRDVYGRSLFERYQQDMERLSSALDIYEPVANKILSIVALAFVEEREKIVRQQQEAIQELSTPVLQVRDQMLILPIIGVIDTHRARQLTEQLLRTIRTSRAKVVVMDITGVPGVDSKVANHLVQTVDASQLMGATVIVTGISPEIAQTLVTLGVDLTKMNTVGDLQGGIEEADRLLGYKVVRIDPGTGFIRNEKV, from the coding sequence ATGAAAAAGAAAAAGACAAACGGACAAGCCAATAAACCGAACGATAAATTGCGGCAGGAGTTAGTGGATCATTTCCGTGAAAAGCGGGAACTTCTGAGGCAGCAATGGGTAGAGCAGATGATTACCAAGGGATTGCTCGCGGGTCTGAACCAGGAAGAGATTGAGACCGAATCGATCACGATCTATGATACCTGTATCGTCTGCCTGGAAACAGGAGAATATGACGGCGCCCAGACCTATGCCATACGCATGGCCGAACGCGGCGTGCTGCGGGGAATGACGAGCGAACAAATAATCGGCGGTTTGCTCACTCTTCGCGATGTGTATGGACGCAGCCTGTTTGAGCGATATCAGCAGGATATGGAGAGATTATCATCAGCACTGGATATCTACGAACCTGTTGCCAATAAGATTCTTTCCATCGTTGCACTCGCTTTTGTCGAAGAGCGTGAAAAAATAGTCCGCCAGCAGCAAGAGGCTATCCAGGAACTCTCAACTCCGGTATTGCAGGTTCGTGACCAGATGCTCATCCTGCCGATCATCGGAGTGATCGATACGCATCGTGCCCGCCAGTTAACCGAGCAATTATTGCGCACCATCCGCACCAGCCGGGCCAAGGTCGTAGTTATGGATATTACCGGTGTGCCGGGAGTGGATTCTAAAGTGGCTAATCATCTGGTGCAGACGGTGGATGCATCGCAGCTTATGGGTGCAACAGTCATCGTTACAGGTATATCACCTGAGATTGCCCAGACCCTTGTCACTCTTGGTGTGGACCTGACCAAAATGAACACCGTAGGCGACCTGCAAGGCGGGATTGAAGAAGCAGACCGGTTATTAGGCTACAAGGTTGTCAGGATAGATCCGGGAACTGGCTTTATTCGTAACGAAAAGGTGTAA
- a CDS encoding STAS domain-containing protein, whose amino-acid sequence MSVPILKQGDYLIASVQSELSDADLLKLRDDLVNRVGEFRSRGVIVDVTILDVMDSFATRTLRSMSHMIMLRGAKTVIVGIQPEVAFSMVQLGLKLENVATALDLEEGMALLDRQTKGDTRRG is encoded by the coding sequence ATGTCGGTTCCAATTCTTAAACAGGGTGATTACCTGATCGCTTCTGTTCAATCAGAGTTGAGCGATGCCGATTTGCTGAAATTACGGGATGACCTGGTAAATCGTGTAGGCGAGTTCCGTTCACGCGGAGTCATAGTGGATGTCACTATCCTGGATGTAATGGACTCGTTCGCGACCCGGACCCTGCGTTCCATGTCGCATATGATCATGCTGCGCGGTGCAAAAACAGTCATTGTCGGGATACAACCTGAGGTTGCATTTTCGATGGTGCAGCTGGGCCTGAAGCTGGAAAATGTAGCGACAGCGCTGGATCTGGAAGAGGGAATGGCACTCCTTGACCGTCAAACAAAAGGAGATACCAGGCGTGGCTGA
- a CDS encoding DUF2769 domain-containing protein: MDKKAAVKLCMCRGCPTYIECKEEIAFCLSTTGKSKCIKVEKGCLCPGCPVHDKMGFKHVFYCIRGNEEDQLAKK, from the coding sequence ATGGATAAAAAAGCAGCCGTAAAGCTATGCATGTGCAGGGGATGTCCCACTTATATCGAATGCAAAGAAGAAATAGCATTTTGTCTTTCAACAACAGGAAAAAGCAAGTGTATTAAAGTGGAAAAAGGATGTCTGTGCCCAGGCTGTCCGGTTCATGATAAAATGGGATTTAAACATGTTTTCTATTGCATCCGTGGAAATGAAGAGGATCAGCTTGCAAAAAAGTAA
- the thiC gene encoding phosphomethylpyrimidine synthase ThiC, with product MTTLMEMAHSGIVTKEIKSVAAKEGVDAGIVRKLIAQGLIVIPRNLKSRSHPIGIGKMMRTKINANVGTSRDNVDIEAEVEKARTAEKYGADTIMDLSTGGNLDLIRRRIMDSVSVPVGSVPIYQAAGNSIENMTSDDMFNAVRKHAEDGIDFITIHAGVTLSSFQRLKNSDRILDVVSRGGAFTISWMEHNNRENPFYSEYDYLLEMAREYELTISLGDGMRPGCINDASDRAKFEEFIILGELVKRARAAGVQTIVEGPGHVPVDEIGLSVTAMKHLTGNAPIYLLGPLVTDIAPGYDHITAAIGGTVAGMHGADFLCMTTPAEHLALPDVEDIKEGTIVTRIAAHAADLTKEGVRERARAHDRKMALSRRDLDWSGQFGNAIDPDKAKAIHARSKNVDTCSMCGELCSIKMMRDVMGKK from the coding sequence ATGACAACTTTAATGGAAATGGCACACTCCGGGATAGTAACAAAAGAGATAAAAAGCGTAGCTGCAAAAGAGGGGGTTGATGCCGGGATTGTAAGAAAACTCATTGCGCAGGGGTTAATTGTCATCCCGCGGAATCTGAAGAGCAGATCTCATCCTATCGGCATAGGTAAAATGATGCGGACAAAGATCAACGCCAATGTGGGTACATCCAGGGATAATGTTGATATCGAAGCTGAAGTTGAAAAAGCCAGGACAGCTGAAAAATACGGTGCAGATACCATTATGGACTTATCTACGGGTGGAAACCTTGATCTGATCCGCAGGCGTATCATGGATTCGGTGAGCGTTCCTGTCGGCTCTGTCCCGATATACCAGGCTGCTGGCAATAGTATCGAAAATATGACTTCTGATGATATGTTCAATGCAGTAAGGAAACATGCAGAAGACGGGATTGATTTTATCACGATACATGCAGGGGTGACATTATCCTCATTCCAGCGCCTGAAAAACAGCGACAGGATACTTGATGTAGTGAGCCGCGGAGGGGCTTTTACGATATCATGGATGGAACATAATAACAGGGAGAACCCTTTTTATTCTGAATATGATTACCTGCTTGAGATGGCAAGGGAATATGAATTGACCATAAGCCTTGGAGATGGCATGCGCCCTGGCTGCATAAACGATGCATCGGACAGGGCGAAATTTGAGGAGTTCATAATCCTTGGCGAACTCGTTAAAAGAGCACGGGCAGCGGGTGTCCAGACTATTGTTGAAGGTCCGGGACATGTTCCTGTTGATGAGATCGGACTTTCAGTAACTGCAATGAAGCACCTGACCGGAAATGCACCGATATATCTTCTTGGTCCTCTTGTCACTGATATCGCGCCCGGATATGACCATATTACCGCAGCCATAGGCGGGACGGTTGCAGGAATGCATGGAGCGGATTTCCTGTGCATGACCACGCCTGCCGAGCATCTTGCCCTGCCAGATGTTGAGGATATAAAAGAAGGAACGATCGTGACAAGAATTGCGGCGCATGCTGCCGACCTTACAAAAGAAGGGGTAAGGGAACGGGCGCGCGCCCATGACCGCAAGATGGCACTTTCGCGGCGCGATCTTGACTGGAGCGGTCAGTTCGGAAATGCAATAGACCCTGATAAAGCAAAAGCGATCCATGCAAGAAGCAAGAATGTTGATACCTGTAGCATGTGCGGGGAATTGTGCTCGATCAAGATGATGAGAGATGTCATGGGAAAAAAATAA